Proteins encoded together in one Flavobacteriales bacterium window:
- a CDS encoding cytochrome c maturation protein CcmE: MKRSHIIALVLIAVAMAAFIATLADSSTFVDLAQAKAKPGKEFKVKGYLDKSVPVEYEPIVDANLTTFTLMDDNGDRCVVRLAKAKPYDFERSESIVLTGKVNDAGEFEAHDMLMKCPSKYNEMQQVGQVGV; the protein is encoded by the coding sequence ATGAAACGCTCGCACATCATCGCCCTCGTCCTCATCGCCGTCGCCATGGCGGCCTTCATCGCCACCTTGGCCGACAGCAGCACCTTCGTCGACCTTGCGCAGGCCAAGGCCAAGCCCGGCAAGGAATTCAAGGTGAAGGGCTACCTGGACAAGAGCGTGCCCGTGGAGTATGAGCCCATCGTGGATGCCAACCTCACCACTTTCACCTTGATGGACGATAATGGCGATCGCTGCGTGGTGCGCCTTGCCAAGGCCAAGCCATACGACTTCGAGCGCTCCGAGAGCATCGTGCTCACCGGCAAGGTGAATGATGCCGGCGAATTCGAGGCGCACGACATGCTGATGAAGTGCCCGAGCAAGTACAATGAAATGCAGCAGGTTGGGCAGGTTGGGGTTTGA
- the ccsA gene encoding cytochrome c biogenesis protein CcsA, translating into MKQWWWKFLAVALVLAASITALRTPLAPAIVHAEPATLQPGTRHAIEVMGYRTQFRPNEVSAILENGGQFVPAGRVDVIDSTHARIHIYVPEGLREDMSDLLVTAPGAGTMRLFDAFYNPEKGSGATHDIVGEMTVHHRKGFVFPNRNLLYETIRNLNFHVPMWFTMMMLQTVSLVFSILVLRSGAELHDRGAVAAVHASLLFAILGLVTGSIWARATWGGWWTTDAKLNGAAVTVLIYLAYLVLRGSGQRRQSGLQPIRPRLQPAPRVLCRRARLDGHRCLAPQPSVPPRAARDPPRRCTHPLSCSCSRPSWLHRMRCSRKAAPIGSWIPSTAAGRSTP; encoded by the coding sequence ATGAAGCAGTGGTGGTGGAAATTCCTCGCGGTGGCCCTGGTGCTTGCTGCTTCCATCACCGCCTTGCGCACCCCTCTGGCCCCGGCCATCGTGCATGCCGAACCGGCCACCTTGCAACCGGGGACACGGCACGCCATCGAGGTCATGGGTTATCGCACGCAGTTCAGGCCCAACGAGGTCAGCGCAATCCTGGAGAACGGCGGTCAATTCGTGCCAGCCGGCCGCGTGGATGTGATCGACTCCACGCATGCAAGGATTCACATCTACGTGCCGGAAGGCTTGCGCGAGGATATGAGCGACCTGCTGGTGACGGCTCCGGGCGCCGGCACTATGCGGCTCTTCGATGCCTTCTACAATCCCGAAAAAGGGAGCGGTGCCACGCATGATATCGTGGGCGAAATGACCGTGCACCATCGCAAAGGCTTCGTCTTCCCGAACCGGAACCTGCTGTACGAGACCATCCGCAACCTGAACTTCCATGTGCCCATGTGGTTCACGATGATGATGCTGCAGACCGTTTCGCTGGTGTTCAGCATCCTCGTCCTGCGCAGCGGCGCCGAGCTGCACGACCGGGGGGCCGTTGCCGCGGTGCATGCCAGCCTGCTCTTCGCCATCTTGGGCCTTGTCACGGGCAGCATCTGGGCGCGCGCCACATGGGGCGGCTGGTGGACGACTGATGCCAAGCTTAACGGCGCTGCGGTGACCGTGCTCATCTATCTCGCCTACCTGGTGCTGCGCGGCTCCGGGCAGCGGCGGCAATCCGGCCTTCAGCCAATACGACCTCGACTCCAGCCTGCGCCCCGTGTTCTATGCCGCCGTGCTCGGCTGGATGGGCATCGGTGCCTGGCTCCTCAACCTTCGGTACCGCCTCGCGCGGCTCGAGATCCTCCAAGAAGATGCACGCATCCGCTAAGCTGTTCCTGCTCGCGGCCTTCGTGGCTGCACCGAATGCGCTGCTCGCGCAAGGCAGCCCCGATTGGCTCGTGGATACCCTCTACGGCAGCGGGAAGATCAACACCGTGA
- a CDS encoding heme exporter protein CcmB, which produces MSKEVLNLLKLEAALDLRQRAAWGGMLLYVVSAVYVCHLAMKDALAGTAWNALFWIILLFAAFNALARSFQREDQGRQLYLHTLAHPRSVVLARALYNALTMALLSLLSLLFYALFLGDEPLASADLVQFVLAVVLGGIGFAAVLTLISAIAARAGNGIGLMAILGFPVILPMLLAVMRASQLALQGAPWSDTGLLFLALAALDVVTITLAWLLFPYLWRD; this is translated from the coding sequence ATGTCCAAGGAGGTGCTCAACCTGCTGAAGCTCGAAGCCGCGCTCGACCTTCGCCAACGTGCTGCCTGGGGCGGCATGCTCCTTTATGTTGTGAGCGCCGTGTACGTGTGCCATCTGGCCATGAAGGACGCATTGGCTGGCACGGCTTGGAACGCTCTCTTCTGGATCATCCTTCTCTTCGCGGCCTTCAATGCGCTGGCTCGCTCCTTTCAGCGCGAGGACCAAGGCCGACAGCTCTATTTGCACACCTTGGCGCATCCGCGGAGCGTGGTGCTGGCTCGCGCGCTGTACAACGCGCTCACAATGGCGTTGCTGAGCCTGCTCAGCCTGCTCTTCTACGCGCTCTTCCTCGGGGACGAGCCGCTGGCGAGCGCTGATCTCGTGCAATTCGTGCTCGCGGTGGTCCTGGGCGGCATCGGCTTCGCAGCGGTGCTCACCCTGATCTCGGCCATCGCTGCCCGGGCGGGCAATGGTATCGGCCTCATGGCCATCCTCGGCTTCCCAGTGATCCTGCCGATGCTCCTGGCCGTGATGCGCGCCAGCCAGCTCGCGCTGCAAGGCGCGCCATGGTCGGATACGGGGCTGCTCTTCCTGGCATTGGCTGCCCTCGATGTGGTCACCATCACCTTGGCCTGGTTGCTCTTCCCGTACCTTTGGCGCGATTGA
- a CDS encoding glutathione peroxidase, with the protein MLLISILGLFGCFRGVKKAEPTGRTTATGVGFHDLVATDIHGQAYPFEQLKGKKVIVVNTASECGYTPQYRQLQELHEAYGKKGLVIIGFPCNQFGGQEPGSDQQVEAFCQKNYGVAFPLMSKVEVKGEGQHPVYRWLTRKEMNGAMDAVVKWNFHKFLIDGDGRLVMSLESGVSPLDERVIGWIEGR; encoded by the coding sequence ATGCTCCTGATCTCAATACTAGGCTTATTCGGTTGTTTCCGTGGCGTCAAGAAAGCCGAGCCTACTGGTCGGACCACGGCGACCGGGGTTGGTTTCCATGACCTGGTCGCCACGGACATCCATGGTCAGGCTTATCCGTTCGAGCAGCTCAAGGGCAAGAAGGTGATCGTTGTGAACACGGCCAGCGAATGCGGTTACACGCCGCAATACCGGCAGCTGCAGGAGCTCCATGAGGCATACGGCAAGAAGGGCCTCGTGATCATCGGCTTCCCGTGCAATCAGTTCGGCGGTCAAGAGCCCGGCAGCGATCAACAGGTAGAGGCATTCTGCCAGAAGAACTATGGGGTCGCCTTTCCGCTGATGAGCAAGGTTGAAGTGAAGGGCGAGGGCCAGCACCCGGTTTACCGGTGGCTCACGCGGAAGGAGATGAACGGAGCCATGGATGCCGTTGTGAAATGGAATTTCCACAAGTTCCTCATCGATGGCGATGGCCGACTCGTCATGTCGCTCGAGAGCGGCGTTTCGCCGTTGGATGAACGAGTGATCGGTTGGATCGAGGGCCGATGA
- the bshB1 gene encoding bacillithiol biosynthesis deacetylase BshB1, which translates to MSETVDILCITAHPDDAEISMAGTILLHVALGHRVGLVELTAGELGTRGTPALRAQEAESARQVLGAGFRYQLGLSDGFFRADHGSLLAAVASIRRHRPRVVLTNARIDRHPDHGRAADLVAEACFLSGLRRIETSHEGVAQEAWRPTTVLHAVQDRWVDPDIVFDITPFWEKKLEALKCFSSQFHDPASREPSSPIARADFLPFLEGRAREMGRLLMVTYGEGFCAARPPGIRDVMQLG; encoded by the coding sequence ATGAGCGAAACCGTTGATATCCTCTGCATCACAGCGCATCCCGACGATGCCGAGATATCCATGGCAGGAACCATCCTGCTGCATGTGGCCCTTGGTCATCGCGTGGGCCTGGTCGAGCTCACGGCGGGTGAACTGGGCACACGGGGCACACCTGCCCTGCGTGCGCAGGAAGCCGAATCGGCGCGTCAGGTGCTCGGGGCCGGCTTCAGGTACCAGCTAGGGCTGAGCGACGGATTCTTCCGCGCCGACCACGGGAGCCTGCTGGCGGCAGTGGCATCCATTCGCAGGCATCGGCCGAGGGTGGTGCTCACCAATGCGCGGATAGATAGGCATCCCGATCACGGCCGCGCCGCAGACCTGGTCGCCGAAGCTTGTTTCCTCAGCGGCTTGCGGCGCATCGAGACCAGTCACGAAGGAGTTGCCCAAGAGGCGTGGCGACCCACCACGGTACTGCATGCCGTCCAGGACCGGTGGGTCGATCCCGATATCGTCTTCGACATCACGCCATTCTGGGAGAAGAAGCTGGAAGCGCTCAAGTGCTTCTCCTCGCAGTTCCATGACCCGGCCAGTCGGGAGCCGAGCAGCCCGATCGCCCGTGCGGATTTCCTTCCCTTCCTCGAAGGGCGTGCGCGCGAGATGGGACGCTTGCTCATGGTCACCTACGGTGAGGGCTTTTGCGCAGCGCGGCCACCGGGCATCCGCGACGTCATGCAGCTTGGCTGA
- a CDS encoding polysaccharide biosynthesis C-terminal domain-containing protein, which produces MRRAAIGTIGARVAVAAAQLMVAALAAHLLGLAEVGRMSLLVLAIAFVILAINIVGGGALVYLEPRHGTRTLRWIAYGWALLMSAMAALLLEPLGLSPEGLGLHAAALALLEAIGTIHLTLLLGRERFAQHNALMLGRTLLLVASFIVLLRVGGPAFVDYIAALYIAHGGTALLSALVLSRQPGTRTDPTAAFMAMLRQGLPAQAANGLQLLNYRLSYFLVQRFHGAAPLGLWAITTQLAESTWLAPKSLGTVLYARVSNLDEATRQRDLTLTVMKASVAVAVAAVSLLVLLPGTAFTWVFGPEAIGIRRLVALLAPGLLAMAASQALSHYLSGTGRVRHNTIGSGLALLITSGLGITLIPALGAEGAAITASVAYSASLIYQVVVFNRISGAGLKDYLPNGEDGDRVMALIRKLLGR; this is translated from the coding sequence ATGAGACGTGCGGCCATCGGCACCATCGGCGCGCGCGTAGCGGTCGCAGCGGCCCAATTGATGGTGGCTGCGCTGGCTGCCCACCTGCTCGGCCTTGCAGAGGTGGGTCGCATGAGCTTGCTGGTGCTGGCCATCGCATTCGTCATCCTGGCCATCAACATCGTTGGCGGCGGGGCGCTGGTGTACTTGGAGCCCCGGCATGGCACGCGCACGCTCCGCTGGATCGCTTACGGATGGGCACTGCTCATGAGCGCCATGGCAGCCCTGTTGCTGGAACCGCTGGGCCTCTCTCCTGAAGGGCTCGGGCTGCACGCCGCCGCGCTGGCCTTGCTGGAAGCCATCGGCACCATTCACCTCACGCTCCTGCTCGGACGCGAGCGCTTCGCGCAGCACAACGCCCTGATGCTTGGCCGAACGCTCTTGCTGGTGGCCTCCTTCATCGTCCTGCTCCGCGTCGGAGGGCCGGCGTTCGTGGACTACATCGCAGCGCTCTACATCGCCCATGGCGGCACGGCCTTGCTGAGCGCGCTTGTGCTTTCCAGACAGCCCGGGACGCGCACGGATCCAACGGCGGCCTTCATGGCCATGCTGCGCCAAGGACTGCCTGCCCAAGCTGCGAATGGTCTGCAATTGCTCAATTATCGGCTCTCGTATTTCCTGGTGCAGCGATTCCATGGAGCCGCGCCTTTGGGCTTATGGGCCATTACCACGCAGCTGGCTGAGAGCACTTGGCTGGCACCGAAGAGCTTGGGCACCGTGCTCTATGCGCGCGTGAGCAACCTGGACGAGGCAACGCGCCAACGCGACCTCACGCTCACGGTGATGAAAGCCTCCGTGGCTGTAGCTGTCGCTGCTGTTTCCCTTCTTGTGCTGCTGCCCGGAACGGCATTCACCTGGGTTTTCGGCCCCGAGGCGATCGGCATACGCAGGCTCGTCGCTTTGCTTGCACCCGGGCTGCTGGCCATGGCCGCATCGCAGGCATTGAGCCATTATTTGAGCGGTACGGGCAGGGTGCGGCACAACACGATCGGTTCCGGTCTCGCGCTCCTGATCACCTCGGGCCTCGGCATCACCCTCATCCCAGCCCTTGGTGCGGAAGGAGCAGCCATCACGGCTTCGGTGGCCTATTCAGCCTCGCTGATCTACCAAGTCGTCGTGTTCAATCGGATCTCCGGTGCTGGCCTCAAGGACTACTTGCCGAATGGAGAAGACGGTGACCGCGTGATGGCCTTGATTCGAAAACTCTTGGGCCGGTAG
- a CDS encoding glycosyltransferase, producing the protein MHVLLLPKWYPGRNDPQLGDFIRKQALAASAFVRMSVLHIEAVRGLDADEEQELRDDEGAWELAIRFRASTIGFAPIRKAVNLIRYWRAASRGWARVMSERGRPDLLHAYIMVRPALFAWRLAQGQRVPLVLSEQSSEYIDGTYARKSFLFHRLNRFLFRRAAMVTAVSAHLGEAMRAHGLCTACTVVPNVVPGLDRPLPAVGSVGHFLVVADLVDRTKNISGVLRALAIARSHDDRAHLTIVGDGPDRERLKGIVHDLGLMHHVHFLGRVPNTEALDRTAEAFAVVVNSNVETFSVVTGEALAQGKPVIATRCGGPQAFITEVNGILIEPRDDGALAEAMVKLMRSEAGFDPGRIRDTVSERFSPAAVGRAFCQVYEQAICLHAH; encoded by the coding sequence ATGCACGTGCTCCTGCTGCCCAAGTGGTATCCTGGCCGCAACGACCCCCAACTGGGCGACTTCATCCGCAAGCAGGCGCTGGCGGCGAGCGCCTTCGTTCGCATGAGCGTGCTCCATATCGAGGCGGTGCGCGGCCTTGATGCGGATGAGGAGCAGGAACTGCGCGACGATGAAGGCGCCTGGGAACTCGCCATCCGGTTCCGGGCCAGCACCATCGGCTTCGCGCCGATCCGCAAGGCCGTGAACCTCATCCGCTATTGGCGGGCGGCCAGCCGCGGTTGGGCGCGTGTAATGAGCGAGCGCGGCAGGCCCGATCTGCTGCATGCCTATATCATGGTTCGGCCTGCGCTGTTCGCCTGGCGCCTAGCACAAGGTCAGCGCGTTCCCTTGGTGCTGAGCGAGCAGAGCAGCGAGTACATCGACGGCACGTACGCGCGCAAGTCCTTCCTCTTCCACCGCCTCAATCGCTTCCTCTTCCGCCGCGCGGCAATGGTCACAGCGGTCTCCGCGCACTTGGGTGAGGCGATGCGCGCGCATGGGCTTTGCACCGCGTGCACCGTGGTGCCCAATGTGGTCCCCGGCCTCGACCGGCCCCTCCCTGCTGTTGGCTCCGTTGGTCATTTCCTTGTGGTCGCGGACCTTGTGGACCGCACCAAGAACATCAGCGGCGTGCTGCGCGCCCTTGCCATTGCACGCAGCCATGATGATCGCGCGCACCTGACCATCGTTGGTGATGGGCCCGACCGCGAGCGGCTGAAAGGGATCGTTCACGACCTTGGCCTCATGCATCATGTGCATTTCCTCGGGCGGGTGCCGAACACTGAAGCGCTTGACCGAACAGCCGAGGCCTTTGCCGTGGTGGTGAATAGCAACGTGGAGACCTTCAGCGTGGTCACCGGCGAAGCGCTGGCCCAAGGCAAGCCGGTGATCGCAACGCGCTGCGGAGGGCCGCAAGCATTCATCACCGAGGTGAACGGGATCCTGATCGAGCCTCGTGATGACGGCGCGCTCGCCGAAGCCATGGTCAAGCTCATGCGATCCGAAGCGGGATTCGACCCTGGGCGGATCCGCGACACCGTGAGCGAGCGGTTCAGCCCTGCGGCCGTCGGGCGTGCCTTCTGCCAAGTGTATGAACAAGCCATCTGCCTCCATGCCCATTGA
- a CDS encoding cation transporter, with protein MAIKFMAWWLTHSNAILSDALESIVNVVAGAFALYSLVLAAKPRDREHPYGHGKVEFISAGIEGGLVVVAGGLIIWRAISALLHEQHLHSLSTGIVLTAVAGAMNLAMGLALRRRGRQSRSITMEASGAHLLSDAWSTLAMLAGLALIGITGLLWLDQVLAIGFAVYIIITGLRIFRRSVAGIMDEADLGLAAEVIARLESARRPQWVDLHNFRMIKYGSVLHIDCHATLPWYWTLEQAHDEIAAIERLVNARAASGATSFAREVELFIHMDPCVPASCGVCALADCPHRKAPVQRRIEWNLQSVLGNAKHRA; from the coding sequence ATGGCGATCAAATTCATGGCTTGGTGGCTCACGCACAGCAATGCCATCCTCAGCGACGCGCTGGAGAGCATCGTGAATGTGGTGGCCGGGGCCTTCGCGCTGTACAGCCTAGTTCTGGCTGCCAAGCCGCGCGACCGCGAGCACCCGTACGGGCACGGCAAGGTGGAGTTCATCAGCGCAGGCATCGAAGGCGGATTGGTCGTGGTGGCGGGAGGCCTCATCATCTGGAGGGCCATCAGCGCCCTGCTCCATGAGCAGCACCTGCATTCGCTCAGCACCGGCATCGTGCTCACGGCCGTGGCAGGAGCCATGAACCTGGCCATGGGCCTGGCATTGCGGCGTCGTGGACGGCAATCGCGTTCCATCACCATGGAAGCCAGCGGGGCCCACCTGCTCAGCGATGCGTGGAGCACCCTGGCGATGCTGGCAGGGCTTGCCCTCATCGGCATCACGGGCCTGCTATGGCTCGATCAGGTGCTGGCCATCGGCTTCGCCGTGTACATCATCATCACCGGGCTGCGCATCTTCCGCCGGTCGGTTGCCGGCATCATGGATGAAGCCGACCTGGGCCTTGCCGCCGAGGTGATCGCCCGGCTCGAGTCCGCCCGACGTCCGCAATGGGTTGACCTCCACAATTTCCGCATGATCAAGTACGGCAGCGTGCTGCACATCGACTGCCACGCCACGCTCCCGTGGTATTGGACCCTTGAACAAGCACATGACGAGATCGCAGCGATTGAGCGATTGGTCAATGCGAGGGCTGCCTCCGGTGCAACGTCCTTCGCCCGTGAGGTGGAGCTCTTCATCCACATGGACCCCTGCGTGCCTGCAAGTTGCGGAGTATGCGCTTTGGCCGATTGCCCGCATCGCAAGGCCCCCGTGCAGCGGCGGATCGAATGGAACCTCCAGTCGGTGCTCGGGAATGCGAAGCACCGGGCCTGA
- the nhaD gene encoding sodium:proton antiporter NhaD, with translation MFMLMAIVFVIGYFAIALEHPLRINKAASAILTGAVVWTILLLGREAIFHGDPAHADHAGLNAHLLHHLGDIGSILFFLMGAMTIVELVDVHEGFRVITDRISATKKTQLLWIVSIITFFLSAALDNLTTTIVMCALLRKLIKDKETLWVFAGMVIIAANAGGAWSPIGDVTTIMLWVKGQVTTVNIMVKLLIPSLVCLLLPLLWIGRTLKGHVERPDSVIDQGHHGLHGNGVTPSERTVVFILGVGALLFVPVFKAVTHLPPFMGIMLGLGILWVYTEMIHMRHGVDQRGHLMVTSVLRRIDLPSVLFFLGILVAVSGLQVAGHLTLMAETLDRTLGNVFLINGAIGMLSAVVDNVPLVAAAQGMYPMTQFPPDHIFWELLALCAGTGGSMLIIGSAAGVAAMGIMHIDFIWYFKRIALPAAIGYVGAILCFWLLWS, from the coding sequence ATGTTCATGCTCATGGCCATCGTGTTCGTGATCGGCTACTTCGCCATTGCGCTGGAGCATCCGCTGCGGATCAACAAGGCCGCAAGCGCCATCCTCACGGGCGCGGTGGTCTGGACCATCCTTCTCCTTGGCCGCGAGGCCATCTTCCATGGCGACCCGGCCCACGCGGACCATGCTGGCCTTAATGCGCACCTTCTGCATCACCTGGGTGATATCGGCAGCATACTGTTCTTCCTGATGGGCGCCATGACGATCGTGGAGCTGGTGGATGTGCATGAGGGTTTCCGCGTGATCACCGACCGCATCAGTGCAACGAAGAAGACGCAGCTGCTCTGGATCGTCAGCATCATCACGTTCTTCCTGAGCGCCGCGCTCGATAACCTCACCACCACCATCGTCATGTGCGCCTTGCTGCGCAAGCTGATCAAGGACAAGGAGACGCTCTGGGTCTTCGCTGGCATGGTGATCATCGCGGCCAATGCGGGCGGGGCATGGAGCCCCATCGGCGATGTCACCACGATCATGCTCTGGGTGAAAGGCCAGGTGACCACGGTGAACATCATGGTGAAGCTGCTCATCCCCAGCCTGGTCTGCCTGTTGCTTCCGCTTCTTTGGATCGGCCGCACGCTGAAGGGCCATGTGGAGCGGCCGGATTCAGTGATCGACCAAGGGCATCACGGCCTTCACGGCAATGGCGTTACACCGAGCGAGCGCACCGTGGTCTTCATCCTTGGCGTGGGCGCATTGCTCTTCGTGCCGGTGTTCAAGGCTGTCACGCACCTGCCTCCCTTCATGGGCATCATGCTCGGCCTGGGCATCCTCTGGGTGTACACGGAGATGATCCATATGCGCCACGGCGTCGATCAGCGGGGCCATTTGATGGTGACATCCGTATTGCGCCGGATCGACCTGCCCAGCGTGCTCTTCTTCCTGGGCATCCTGGTGGCGGTATCGGGCCTGCAGGTGGCGGGGCATCTTACGCTGATGGCGGAAACACTGGATCGCACTTTGGGCAATGTCTTCTTGATCAATGGGGCCATCGGGATGCTCTCGGCCGTGGTGGACAATGTGCCGCTGGTGGCGGCTGCCCAAGGCATGTACCCGATGACGCAGTTCCCGCCCGACCACATCTTCTGGGAATTGCTCGCCTTGTGCGCAGGCACCGGCGGAAGCATGCTCATCATCGGGTCTGCCGCAGGCGTGGCCGCCATGGGCATCATGCACATCGATTTCATCTGGTATTTCAAGCGGATCGCGCTTCCTGCGGCCATCGGCTACGTGGGGGCCATCCTGTGCTTCTGGCTGCTCTGGTCCTGA
- the nhaD gene encoding sodium:proton antiporter NhaD: protein MYMLIGIVFIVGYLGIALEHPLRINKAATALLTGVLVWVLLMVGQHDLFGATVGHAGTEGLIEELMHHLGDIASILFFLMGAMTIVELVDAHEGFRVITDRIKGTNKVTLMWVLSIITFFLSAALDNMTTAIVMCALLRKLIKDKNDLWTFAGMVIIAANAGGAWSPIGDVTTIMLWIGGQVTTGNIIAKLIVPSLVCLVLPLIWFTFTFKGTIQRPDALAEDNPGHKAVSRGKQQLVFVLGLVALLGVPLFKTYTHLPPYMGILLGLSILWIVTEIMHMNTIETDKGHLLVTSVLRRIDVPSVLFFLGILTAVSGLQVAGHLTDTAHLLDAKLGSIYAVNTVIGMLSAVVDNVPLVAAAMGMYPMEQFPVDHPFWELLAYCAGTGGSILIIGSAAGVATMGILGIDFLWYVRRMAFPAALGYFGGIIAFWLMWH from the coding sequence ATGTACATGCTTATCGGAATCGTCTTCATTGTGGGCTACTTGGGCATCGCGCTCGAACACCCGCTGCGCATCAACAAGGCCGCGACCGCGCTGCTCACCGGCGTCCTTGTCTGGGTGCTGTTGATGGTCGGTCAGCACGATCTCTTCGGGGCCACCGTTGGGCATGCCGGAACGGAAGGGCTCATCGAGGAGCTCATGCATCACCTCGGTGATATCGCGAGCATCCTGTTCTTCCTCATGGGCGCCATGACCATCGTGGAACTGGTGGACGCTCACGAGGGGTTCCGGGTGATCACGGACCGGATCAAAGGCACCAACAAGGTGACCCTGATGTGGGTCCTGAGCATCATCACCTTCTTCCTGAGCGCCGCATTGGATAACATGACCACCGCGATCGTGATGTGCGCGCTGCTGCGCAAGCTCATCAAGGACAAGAATGACCTGTGGACGTTCGCGGGCATGGTGATCATCGCGGCCAACGCCGGTGGCGCGTGGAGCCCCATCGGCGATGTGACCACCATCATGCTTTGGATCGGCGGCCAGGTGACCACGGGGAACATCATCGCCAAGCTCATCGTGCCCAGCCTCGTGTGCCTCGTGCTGCCGCTGATCTGGTTCACCTTCACGTTCAAGGGTACGATCCAACGACCCGATGCACTGGCCGAGGACAATCCCGGGCACAAAGCCGTTTCGCGAGGCAAACAGCAACTCGTTTTCGTGCTGGGCCTGGTGGCTCTTCTTGGCGTGCCGCTTTTCAAGACGTACACGCATCTGCCGCCCTACATGGGCATCCTGCTCGGCCTCAGCATCCTGTGGATCGTGACCGAGATCATGCACATGAACACCATTGAGACCGACAAGGGGCACCTGCTCGTGACCTCGGTGCTGCGACGCATCGATGTGCCCAGCGTGCTGTTCTTCCTTGGCATCCTCACTGCGGTATCAGGTCTTCAGGTTGCGGGCCACCTTACTGATACGGCCCATCTGCTCGACGCCAAGCTGGGTAGCATTTACGCGGTGAACACAGTGATTGGCATGCTGAGCGCGGTGGTGGACAATGTCCCGCTCGTCGCCGCGGCGATGGGCATGTACCCGATGGAGCAGTTCCCAGTGGACCATCCTTTCTGGGAGCTGCTCGCTTACTGCGCAGGCACCGGAGGCAGCATCCTCATCATCGGATCGGCGGCCGGGGTGGCTACCATGGGCATTCTGGGCATTGACTTCCTGTGGTATGTACGGCGGATGGCCTTTCCAGCCGCGCTGGGCTATTTCGGAGGCATCATCGCTTTCTGGCTCATGTGGCATTGA
- a CDS encoding 30S ribosomal protein S6: protein MTTRYETVFILTPVLSEDQAKETVKKFKDLIKAGHGKVQHEENWGMRKLAYPIQKKSTGFYHLIEFEADAQFVAKLETEYRRDERVIRFLTTKMDKHHQAFAERMRNKRKQSAETANA from the coding sequence ATGACCACCCGGTACGAGACCGTCTTCATTCTAACTCCCGTTTTGTCTGAGGACCAGGCAAAGGAGACGGTAAAGAAGTTCAAAGACCTGATCAAAGCAGGCCATGGAAAGGTCCAACATGAAGAGAACTGGGGGATGCGCAAGCTCGCGTATCCCATCCAGAAGAAGTCCACGGGCTTCTACCACCTGATCGAGTTCGAGGCCGACGCGCAGTTCGTGGCCAAGCTCGAGACCGAATACCGCCGCGATGAGCGCGTGATCCGCTTCCTGACGACCAAGATGGACAAGCACCATCAGGCCTTCGCCGAGCGCATGCGCAACAAACGGAAGCAATCCGCCGAAACCGCCAACGCCTGA
- a CDS encoding 30S ribosomal protein S18, producing the protein MSTENAGGEIRYLTPIAIETKKAKYCRFKKMGITYIDYKDEQFLLRFVNEQGKILPRRLTGTSLKYQRKVGQAIKRCRHLALMPYVADMMK; encoded by the coding sequence ATGAGCACTGAGAATGCCGGCGGCGAGATCCGCTACCTCACCCCGATCGCCATCGAGACGAAGAAGGCCAAGTACTGCCGCTTCAAGAAGATGGGGATCACCTATATCGACTACAAGGACGAGCAGTTCCTGCTGCGCTTCGTGAATGAGCAGGGCAAGATCCTCCCGCGCCGCCTCACGGGCACCAGCCTCAAGTACCAGCGCAAGGTTGGCCAGGCCATCAAGCGTTGCCGCCACCTGGCCTTGATGCCTTACGTGGCTGATATGATGAAGTAA
- a CDS encoding 50S ribosomal protein L9, with the protein MEVILKKDVEHLGYANDVVKVREGYARNYLLPRGLADLATPSMKKQVAETLKQRAHKLAKIKADAEALAGSVEGKTLKIGAKVGEKGRIFGSVNTIMIADALKAMGFEVDRKSIKLKGEAIKSIGKYEAEVAFHRDVVRTIPFEVVEE; encoded by the coding sequence ATGGAAGTCATCCTGAAGAAAGACGTGGAGCACTTGGGCTACGCCAACGACGTGGTGAAGGTGCGCGAGGGCTACGCCCGCAATTACCTGCTTCCCCGCGGGCTGGCCGATCTGGCCACGCCGAGCATGAAGAAGCAGGTCGCAGAGACGCTGAAGCAACGCGCGCATAAGCTCGCCAAGATCAAGGCTGACGCTGAGGCACTGGCCGGAAGCGTGGAAGGCAAGACGCTGAAGATCGGCGCCAAGGTGGGCGAGAAGGGCCGCATCTTCGGAAGCGTGAACACCATCATGATCGCTGATGCGCTCAAGGCCATGGGCTTCGAGGTCGACCGCAAGAGCATCAAGCTTAAGGGCGAGGCCATCAAGAGCATCGGCAAGTACGAGGCTGAGGTGGCCTTCCACCGCGATGTGGTGCGCACCATCCCCTTCGAGGTGGTGGAAGAGTGA